Proteins co-encoded in one Arthrobacter alpinus genomic window:
- a CDS encoding MFS transporter, which yields MSSSKPSSKKPLDLPAVKLPREIKVLVAAAFMIAIGFGIVAPVLPQFAQSFDVSVSAAAVVVSAFAFTRLIFAPLSGWLVERMGERRTYILGILIVAASSAACAFAQNYWQLLLYRGLGGIGSTMFTVAAMGLLIKMAPPAARGRVSSLYSGSFLLGNIAGPAVGGLLAGLGMQLPFLVYACALVLVALLVATQLPAVSALSRRTGAAAGAGGVGAAGATAARKKDALPLRVALGLPAYRAVLASGFANGWSAFGIRMALVPLFATTALGAGSEVAGISLAVFAIGTGVALTFSGKLADTWGRKPMIIAGLAVNGIAMGVLGFTGNEFWFFAVSAIAGLGSGLMGPAQQATVADVIGNERSGGKVLATFQMSSDLGAIIGPIAAGILVDSFSYGPAFLMATAVAFVAVLLWLPAKDTKLLPQS from the coding sequence ATGTCATCCTCTAAACCCTCCTCGAAGAAGCCACTAGATCTGCCCGCGGTGAAGCTCCCCCGCGAGATCAAGGTGCTGGTCGCTGCCGCATTCATGATTGCCATTGGCTTTGGGATCGTGGCTCCCGTGCTCCCGCAATTCGCGCAGAGCTTCGACGTCAGCGTCAGCGCCGCCGCTGTAGTGGTCAGCGCCTTTGCCTTCACCCGGCTGATTTTTGCGCCGCTGAGCGGCTGGCTCGTGGAGCGGATGGGTGAGCGCCGCACCTATATTTTGGGCATCCTGATTGTTGCTGCGTCCTCGGCAGCGTGCGCCTTTGCCCAGAATTACTGGCAACTGCTGCTTTACCGAGGGCTCGGCGGCATTGGCTCCACCATGTTCACCGTGGCAGCCATGGGCTTGCTCATTAAAATGGCCCCTCCCGCAGCGCGCGGACGGGTGTCAAGCCTGTACTCCGGGTCATTTTTGCTCGGTAACATTGCCGGACCGGCCGTGGGCGGGTTGCTGGCAGGTTTGGGCATGCAATTGCCCTTTTTGGTCTACGCGTGTGCCCTAGTTCTGGTGGCTCTACTGGTGGCAACACAGCTGCCAGCAGTCTCCGCCTTGAGCAGACGGACCGGCGCTGCTGCTGGGGCCGGCGGTGTTGGTGCTGCAGGTGCTACTGCCGCCCGGAAGAAGGACGCCCTGCCTCTGCGGGTTGCCTTAGGGCTGCCTGCCTACCGGGCCGTGCTGGCGTCCGGTTTTGCCAACGGCTGGTCCGCCTTCGGGATCCGCATGGCCTTGGTGCCGCTGTTTGCCACTACGGCGCTGGGTGCCGGCTCCGAGGTGGCCGGCATTTCCCTCGCCGTGTTTGCCATTGGTACCGGTGTAGCACTGACATTCTCCGGCAAGCTGGCCGATACGTGGGGCCGTAAACCCATGATCATCGCCGGATTGGCCGTGAATGGCATCGCCATGGGCGTGCTCGGCTTCACGGGTAATGAGTTCTGGTTCTTCGCAGTCTCAGCCATCGCAGGCCTGGGCAGCGGACTGATGGGCCCGGCCCAACAAGCCACCGTGGCCGATGTGATTGGTAACGAACGCTCCGGCGGCAAGGTCCTGGCCACCTTCCAAATGAGCTCGGACCTCGGCGCCATCATCGGACCCATTGCCGCCGGAATCCTGGTCGATTCCTTCTCCTACGGCCCTGCATTCCTGATGGCTACAGCTGTGGCCTTCGTGGCTGTTCTACTCTGGCTCCCGGCAAAAGACACCAAGCTTCTTCCGCAGAGCTGA
- a CDS encoding NADPH-dependent FMN reductase translates to MRIVGIDASPYGPGKTAAAVQAVLAGAASRGATTELVRHDHPEVVARIGEADAVVLGSPTYRATHTAALRMLLERIDRKAGAEPLAGTPIAIVMTGASGEHFLGTRDLAGTLSGFFGTQVLSPDLYFHGADFDAEGQPGDRAAELCALHGAALAELAAAVGGSTALKALRPVV, encoded by the coding sequence ATGAGAATTGTCGGTATTGATGCAAGCCCGTACGGCCCAGGTAAGACGGCAGCAGCCGTCCAGGCTGTTCTGGCGGGTGCAGCCAGCCGCGGTGCCACAACGGAACTGGTCCGCCATGACCACCCGGAGGTGGTGGCCCGCATTGGTGAGGCGGACGCCGTCGTTCTTGGCAGCCCCACCTACCGGGCCACACACACCGCTGCACTGCGGATGCTGCTGGAAAGGATCGATCGAAAAGCGGGGGCGGAACCACTGGCCGGAACGCCCATTGCGATCGTCATGACGGGCGCCTCGGGGGAGCACTTCCTGGGAACGCGGGATCTCGCTGGCACGCTGAGCGGCTTTTTCGGCACGCAGGTGTTGTCCCCGGATTTGTACTTCCACGGCGCTGACTTCGACGCCGAGGGACAGCCGGGCGATCGTGCTGCGGAGCTGTGTGCCTTGCACGGGGCAGCACTGGCTGAGCTGGCGGCCGCGGTGGGCGGATCGACGGCGCTGAAGGCACTACGGCCGGTGGTGTGA
- a CDS encoding flavin reductase family protein has protein sequence MVWRDSHERKRHDIPTPVTPTQLRNVLGHFATGLTIITAATPQGPAGFTCQSFTSLSLDPALVTFSPARSSSTWPLLRATGRFAINILPAEHRHLSAQFARSGSDKFAGVAYTDSPLGNPLLDQALAWVDCELHQEYDGGDHTIVVGSVHALEAREQGDPLLFYRGTYGQLHSAPALVGVPA, from the coding sequence ATGGTCTGGCGAGACAGCCACGAAAGGAAACGCCATGACATCCCGACCCCCGTCACACCCACCCAGCTGCGCAACGTACTGGGCCATTTCGCCACGGGACTGACCATCATCACCGCCGCGACACCGCAAGGTCCCGCCGGCTTCACCTGCCAATCCTTCACTTCGCTGTCACTGGATCCGGCACTGGTGACCTTCAGCCCGGCCCGCAGTTCCTCCACCTGGCCGCTATTGCGCGCCACCGGCCGGTTCGCCATCAACATTCTCCCCGCTGAGCACCGGCATCTCTCGGCCCAGTTTGCCCGCTCCGGGTCCGACAAGTTCGCCGGCGTGGCGTACACCGATTCGCCGTTGGGAAACCCCCTTTTGGACCAGGCGCTGGCCTGGGTGGATTGTGAACTTCACCAAGAGTACGACGGCGGAGACCACACCATTGTGGTGGGTTCCGTCCACGCCCTGGAGGCGAGGGAGCAGGGAGATCCTCTGCTGTTTTACCGAGGTACTTATGGTCAGCTCCACAGCGCACCTGCTCTCGTGGGAGTTCCGGCATGA
- the ftsY gene encoding signal recognition particle-docking protein FtsY, producing the protein MNEFLPIILSIVVGLAVIGGLIPVFLKARRSSQNYIGPRDANDPAPLDSAASGDAQGGGTLVEDRPEPQGPPSDIATPDLETVEPEPEAPAAPSLETPLPVEGRLVRLRARLAKSNNALGKGLLALLSRDTIDENVWEEVEETLLLADIGTDSTMDLVDTLRDRVKVLGVRSPEHVQAMLREELIKLMDPTLDRTLNISRHDDRPAVLMVVGVNGVGKTTTVGKLARVLVAEDKDVLLGAADTFRAAAAEQLATWGARVGVPTVKSDVDGADPASVAFEAVKVGIEQEVDVVMIDTAGRLQNKVGLMDELGKVKRVIEKQATVDEVLLVLDATTGQNGLTQAKVFAEVVNITGIVLTKLDGTAKGGIVVAIQKTLGVPVKLVGLGEGADDLAPFDAESFVDALLN; encoded by the coding sequence GTGAACGAATTTCTCCCCATCATCCTGTCCATCGTGGTTGGACTCGCCGTCATTGGCGGTCTCATCCCCGTCTTCCTCAAGGCCCGCCGGAGCAGCCAGAATTACATCGGCCCCCGTGATGCCAATGACCCGGCACCCCTGGACTCAGCCGCTAGCGGTGATGCCCAGGGTGGCGGCACTCTGGTGGAGGACCGCCCGGAACCCCAGGGGCCGCCGTCGGACATTGCGACGCCGGACCTCGAGACTGTAGAGCCTGAGCCGGAAGCGCCCGCGGCCCCATCGCTGGAGACTCCGCTGCCCGTTGAAGGCCGGCTGGTGCGCCTGCGCGCGCGCCTGGCCAAGTCCAACAACGCGCTGGGCAAGGGCCTGCTGGCGCTGCTCTCCCGCGACACCATTGACGAGAACGTGTGGGAAGAGGTCGAGGAGACGCTGCTGCTGGCGGACATCGGCACGGATTCCACCATGGATCTTGTGGACACATTGCGCGACCGCGTGAAGGTTTTGGGTGTCCGTAGCCCCGAACATGTCCAGGCCATGCTGCGTGAAGAACTCATCAAGCTGATGGACCCCACCTTGGACCGCACGCTGAACATCTCCCGCCACGATGACCGCCCCGCCGTGCTCATGGTGGTTGGTGTCAATGGCGTGGGTAAGACCACCACTGTTGGCAAGTTGGCCCGGGTGCTGGTGGCTGAGGACAAGGACGTGCTCCTCGGCGCGGCTGACACCTTCCGCGCCGCCGCCGCAGAGCAGTTGGCCACCTGGGGTGCCCGCGTGGGTGTTCCCACTGTGAAGTCCGACGTCGATGGGGCGGACCCAGCCTCCGTCGCCTTTGAGGCGGTCAAGGTGGGCATCGAGCAGGAAGTTGATGTTGTCATGATCGACACCGCCGGCCGGCTGCAGAACAAGGTTGGCCTGATGGACGAACTGGGCAAGGTCAAGCGCGTCATTGAAAAGCAGGCAACGGTTGACGAGGTGCTGCTGGTGCTTGACGCAACCACGGGCCAGAACGGACTGACCCAGGCGAAGGTCTTCGCCGAGGTCGTGAACATTACAGGCATCGTGCTCACCAAGCTCGACGGCACCGCGAAGGGTGGCATCGTGGTGGCCATCCAGAAGACGCTCGGCGTGCCCGTGAAGTTGGTCGGTTTGGGTGAAGGTGCCGACGATCTGGCCCCCTTCGACGCCGAGAGTTTTGTGGACGCATTGCTGAACTAG